The Streptomyces durmitorensis genome contains the following window.
CTCCAGCTCCTCGACGGGCACGCCGCCGGGGCCGAACGTACCGGCGTTGTTGAAGAGGAGGTCGAGACGGCCGAAGCGCTCGCGCACGGCCGCGAAGAGCGCGGCCACGTCCTCGGGCCGCGACACGTCGGTGCGCAGACAGAAGGCGTCGGTCTCGGCCGGGGCGTTCACCTCGGCGGAACCCTCGGCGTGCGGGACGGGCCGCACCGCGGCGCCCTCCGACACGCCCGCGGCGATCGCCGCCGTCTCCTCCAGCGTCTTGATCCGGCGCCCCGCGAGGGCCACGGACCAGCCGGCCCGCAGCAGTTCCACCGCCACGGACCTGCCGATTCCGGAGCCCGCTCCGGTCACCACGGCGATCCTCGTCTGTTCGGTCGGATGCCCAGTTAGCTCTGCGTTCATGGCCCCGCAGCGTACGGGAGGCCCGTCCACGCGGACATCATCCGCCCGCCATGCGGCTGTTGTGTACGCGACAGTCGGGCGTCGTCCCTCGCCACTTGCATGCCCGTGACACCAATCGTCAGGGGAGGGCCACATGACATCCGCAGGCCAGCAGGACTCAGTCGAACTCCGGGCAGCCGCCGCCCACTTGGGCCGCCGTCGTTTCCTCACCGTCACGGGTGCCGCGGCCGCGCTCGCCTTCGCCACCAACCTGCCGACGGCGGGTGCGGCGAGCGCCGCGGAGCTGGACGCGCGGAAGATCGCCGACAATCCGTTCACGCTCGGTGTGGCGTCCGGCGACCCGCAGCCCGCCTCGGTCCTGCTCTGGACCCGCCTCGCCCCGGCCCCGTACGAACCGGGCAACGGTCTGCCGAACGAGCGCGTCACCGTCCAGTGGGAGCTCGCCCACGACGCCCGCTTCCGCCGGGTGGCCAGACGCGGTTCGGTGACCGCCCACCCCGAGTTCAACCACTCCGTGCACGTCGAGGTGGGGCACCTCGACGCCGCGCGGACCTACTACTTCCGCTTCAAGACGGGGAAGTGGATCAGCGAGACGGGCCGCACCCGCACCGCTCCCGCGGTTGGCAGCAAGGTGAGCTCCCTGACGCTCGCCGCGGTGTCCTGCCAGGCGTACCACGACGGCTACTTCACCGCGTACAAACACCTGGCCGATGACGACGTCGACGTGGTCTTCCACCTCGGCGACTACCTCTACGAGTACGCGGTGAACTCGGTCGGCGGCAACCGCAACTACACCGACCGCACCCTGCCCGCCCTCTTCAACCGCGAGACGCAGACGCTGGAGGACTACCGCCTGCGGTACGCCCTCTACAAGTCCGACCCCGATCTGCGCGCCGCGCACGCCGCGCACCCCTTCGTCGTCACCTGGGACGACCACGAGGCCGAGAACAACTACGCGGGCGACCTCGACGAGAACGGCAACCCGCCCGCCGAGTTCCTGGTCCGCCGCGCCGCCGCCTACCGCGCGTACTGGGAGAACCTTCCGCTGCGCAGCCCCCAGCGCCCCCAGGGCCCGGACCTTCAGCTCTACCGCCGCCTCCAGTGGGGCAGGCTCGCGCAGTTCGACATCCTGGACACCCGGCAGTACCGCTCGGACCAGGCCTACGGCGACGGCTCCCACGTCCCGGGCCCCGAGTCCACCGACCCCAAGCGCACCCTCACCGGGGCCACCCAGGAGCGCTGGCTCACCGACGGCTGGCGCCGCTCGCGGGCGCTGTGGAACGTCGTGCCGCAGCAAGTCACCTTCTCCCAGCGCAAGCTGGACCTCAACGCGGTGGCGAAGGTCAGCATGGACGCGTGGGACGGCTACACCGCTTCGCGCGAGCGCGTCCTCGCGGGCGCGAAGTCGGCCGGGATCGAGAACCTGATGGTGCTCACGGGCGACGTGCACGTCGGGTACGCCTTCGACATCAAGGACGACTTCGACGACCAGGCGTCCAGGACGGTCGGCACCGAGATCGTCGCCACGTCCATCGCGAGCGGCAAGGACGGCGCCGACAAGCCCGCGAACTGGGAGACCTACACCAAGGCCAACCCGCACATGAAGTTCTACAACGGGCGCCGCGGATACGTGACCGTGGACCTGGGCCAGGAGTCCGCGCGCGCCGACTTCAAGACGGTGTCGGCCGTCTCGAAGCCGGGGGCGCCGATCGCGACGGCGGCGTCGTTCGTGACGGAGGCGGGCAACCCCGGCCTCGAACCCGCGTAACCGCAGGACGCGCAGGACGCGCAGGACGCGCGGGGTGCGCTCACTCGCCCGGGTAGCGCACCCCGATCCGCTCCCGCACCGCGTCCAGGGTCCGCATCACCGCGAGGGTGCCGTCGAGGGGGACGAGGGGGGACTCGGTGTCGCCCGCGCGCAGCCGGTGCATGACCTCGGCGGCCTCGTGCTTGAGGCTGTCGCGGGGGCCGTGCTCGGGCAGGGCGGTGAACTCCTCGGGGTCGCGGCCGTCGCGGTGCAGGACGAAGCGCTCCGGGAAGAAGAAGCCGTCCGGGACGTCGATACGGCCCTTCGAACCGGTGACGGAGGCGGTGACGGGGGTGCCCGCGTTGATGGAGCAGTGCAACAAAGCGTGAGCACCGCTCTCC
Protein-coding sequences here:
- a CDS encoding alkaline phosphatase D family protein codes for the protein MTSAGQQDSVELRAAAAHLGRRRFLTVTGAAAALAFATNLPTAGAASAAELDARKIADNPFTLGVASGDPQPASVLLWTRLAPAPYEPGNGLPNERVTVQWELAHDARFRRVARRGSVTAHPEFNHSVHVEVGHLDAARTYYFRFKTGKWISETGRTRTAPAVGSKVSSLTLAAVSCQAYHDGYFTAYKHLADDDVDVVFHLGDYLYEYAVNSVGGNRNYTDRTLPALFNRETQTLEDYRLRYALYKSDPDLRAAHAAHPFVVTWDDHEAENNYAGDLDENGNPPAEFLVRRAAAYRAYWENLPLRSPQRPQGPDLQLYRRLQWGRLAQFDILDTRQYRSDQAYGDGSHVPGPESTDPKRTLTGATQERWLTDGWRRSRALWNVVPQQVTFSQRKLDLNAVAKVSMDAWDGYTASRERVLAGAKSAGIENLMVLTGDVHVGYAFDIKDDFDDQASRTVGTEIVATSIASGKDGADKPANWETYTKANPHMKFYNGRRGYVTVDLGQESARADFKTVSAVSKPGAPIATAASFVTEAGNPGLEPA